In Flavobacterium gelatinilyticum, a genomic segment contains:
- a CDS encoding heavy metal translocating P-type ATPase — translation MIHQDKEIKSTKNKAKPSCCCSHDEPVHSENDGHDHGGHDHEHNAGGNLFQLFLPSILSFILLIIGIGFDNYFPQDWFTGYVRIAWYAIAYLPVGFPVLREAYESIVKGDVFSEFFLMCIATIGAFAIGEYPEGVAVMLFYTIGENFQGMAVNRAKSSIKSLLDQRPDEVHVLENNTAVKVKAKDVSIGAIIQLKAGEKLGLDGELLSDSASFNTAALTGESKPDTKKKGETVLAGMINGNTIAEVKVTTAYNDSKLSKILELVQNATTKKAPAELFIRKFAKVYTPIVVYLAIAICLVPMLFVDNYVFSDWLYRALVFLVISCPCALVISIPLGYFGGIGAASKNGILFKGSNFLDSISTIQNVVVDKTGTMTEGVFKVQEVIIKPEFDKTEILKLVNALESRSTHPVATAIHNHVGPIDSSLELKNIEEISGHGLKASYNEKELYVGNFKLLDKFNISYDIDPAAIVYTTIAIAYEDKFAGYLTIADEIKEDAKETVSKLKSLGVKLTMLSGDKTNVVEFVANKLGITKAFGDLLPEDKVNKVNEIKAKNETIAFVGDGVNDAPVIALSTVGIAMGGLGSDAAIETADVVIQDDKPSKIAMAINIGKQTKKIVWQNITLAFVVKAFVLILGAGGLATMWEAVFADVGVALLAILNAVRIQRMRF, via the coding sequence ATGATACATCAAGATAAAGAAATAAAAAGCACAAAAAACAAAGCCAAACCCTCCTGCTGCTGTTCGCATGATGAACCTGTGCATTCAGAAAATGACGGACACGATCACGGAGGCCACGATCATGAACACAATGCAGGCGGAAATCTGTTTCAATTGTTTCTGCCATCGATACTATCATTTATTTTGCTGATTATCGGAATTGGTTTTGATAACTATTTTCCGCAGGACTGGTTTACAGGATATGTTAGAATTGCGTGGTATGCGATTGCGTATCTTCCGGTTGGATTTCCGGTTTTACGGGAAGCTTATGAAAGTATAGTAAAAGGAGATGTTTTCTCTGAGTTTTTCCTCATGTGTATTGCAACAATTGGTGCGTTTGCCATTGGCGAATATCCGGAAGGTGTTGCTGTAATGCTATTTTACACGATTGGAGAAAACTTTCAGGGAATGGCGGTTAACCGGGCAAAATCGAGTATTAAAAGTCTGCTCGATCAGCGTCCGGATGAGGTTCATGTTTTAGAAAACAATACAGCAGTAAAAGTCAAAGCCAAAGATGTTTCTATTGGAGCGATTATTCAGCTAAAAGCAGGAGAAAAGTTAGGTTTGGACGGCGAATTATTATCAGATTCGGCTTCGTTTAACACCGCAGCTTTAACAGGAGAAAGTAAACCTGATACTAAGAAAAAAGGTGAAACAGTTCTAGCCGGAATGATAAACGGAAATACGATTGCCGAAGTAAAAGTAACAACCGCTTATAATGACAGTAAATTGTCTAAAATTCTGGAATTGGTACAAAACGCCACAACCAAAAAAGCGCCGGCAGAATTATTCATTAGAAAGTTTGCTAAAGTCTATACGCCAATTGTGGTGTATCTGGCAATTGCAATTTGTCTGGTTCCAATGCTTTTTGTAGATAATTATGTTTTTAGCGACTGGTTGTACAGAGCTTTGGTTTTCCTGGTTATTTCTTGTCCTTGTGCATTGGTTATCAGTATTCCGCTTGGTTATTTTGGCGGAATCGGCGCAGCGAGTAAAAACGGAATCTTGTTTAAAGGAAGTAATTTTCTGGATAGTATTTCGACAATTCAGAATGTGGTGGTGGACAAAACCGGAACCATGACCGAAGGTGTTTTTAAAGTTCAGGAAGTCATTATAAAACCTGAATTTGATAAAACCGAAATCTTAAAACTGGTTAACGCTTTAGAAAGCCGAAGCACACATCCTGTGGCAACAGCGATTCATAATCATGTGGGCCCAATTGATTCTTCGTTAGAATTAAAAAACATTGAAGAAATTTCGGGACACGGGTTAAAAGCTTCTTATAACGAAAAAGAATTGTATGTTGGGAATTTTAAGCTTCTCGATAAATTCAATATTTCGTATGATATTGATCCGGCAGCTATTGTATACACAACAATAGCGATTGCTTACGAAGACAAATTTGCAGGTTATTTAACCATTGCCGATGAAATTAAAGAAGATGCGAAAGAAACGGTTTCTAAACTAAAATCGTTAGGTGTAAAACTGACTATGCTAAGTGGTGATAAAACCAATGTTGTAGAATTTGTAGCGAATAAACTCGGAATCACAAAAGCTTTTGGAGATTTACTTCCGGAGGATAAAGTGAACAAAGTCAACGAAATTAAAGCTAAAAACGAAACGATTGCTTTTGTTGGCGATGGTGTAAACGATGCGCCGGTAATCGCATTAAGCACGGTAGGAATTGCAATGGGAGGTTTAGGAAGCGACGCAGCAATCGAAACTGCCGATGTTGTAATTCAGGACGATAAACCAAGTAAAATCGCAATGGCAATCAACATTGGGAAACAAACCAAAAAAATTGTCTGGCAGAATATTACTCTAGCTTTTGTTGTAAAAGCTTTTGTATTAATTCTTGGTGCAGGCGGTCTTGCCACCATGTGGGAGGCTGTTTTTGCCGATGTAGGGGTTGCTTTGCTGGCGATTTTAAATGCTGTAAGGATCCAGAGAATGAGGTTTTAG
- a CDS encoding efflux RND transporter periplasmic adaptor subunit, which produces MKNISKYLNVISIAIGSKVFSQRKSAYSLLLIAYCGIFISMTSCNEKKTEEPQEEEKETTEVALTVSQYKTVGIETGIVEDRNLNKIIKANGYTTVPPQNSAEVSTLIGGTVKDIFVLEGTFVNKGKVLATIQNLEVIGMQEDYQSAVANVEYLQLEYNRQKTLSDENVNPRKTFQEVKAKLAAEKARAQAAKNKLDALHVNIKGTTSVVPIVSPINGFVGKINIAKGAFANTGVSLFEVVDNSQMHLDLNVYEKDLGSISIGQVIDFVLTNQSNKSIKGKIFGINKSFSNESKTVAVHAKIDPADAKGLIPGMYVSANINIVNATVPALPKDAVVRNADKYFVFIQEEGHAEEKHDHKEGEKEEAHEEEIHFQAVEVIPGTTDLGFTEVKFVNDVPANAKIVTKGAFYLLSAMKGGGEHSH; this is translated from the coding sequence ATGAAAAATATATCTAAATATTTAAACGTAATCTCGATAGCTATTGGGAGCAAAGTTTTTTCGCAAAGAAAATCAGCCTATAGCTTACTGCTTATAGCTTACTGCGGAATATTTATTTCCATGACGAGCTGTAATGAAAAGAAAACCGAAGAACCGCAGGAAGAAGAAAAAGAAACCACAGAAGTTGCTTTAACGGTTTCTCAATACAAAACAGTCGGTATTGAAACCGGAATTGTAGAAGATCGAAACCTAAATAAAATCATAAAAGCAAATGGTTATACGACAGTTCCTCCACAAAATTCTGCTGAGGTTTCGACTTTGATTGGCGGAACGGTAAAAGACATTTTTGTTTTAGAAGGAACATTCGTAAACAAAGGAAAAGTTTTGGCAACGATTCAAAATCTGGAAGTTATTGGCATGCAGGAAGATTACCAATCGGCTGTTGCGAATGTGGAATATCTGCAATTGGAATACAACCGCCAGAAAACATTGAGTGACGAAAATGTGAATCCGAGAAAGACTTTTCAGGAAGTAAAAGCCAAACTGGCAGCCGAAAAAGCCCGCGCGCAGGCAGCAAAAAATAAACTAGATGCTCTGCATGTCAATATAAAAGGAACGACATCGGTTGTACCAATTGTTTCGCCAATAAACGGTTTCGTCGGGAAAATTAATATCGCAAAAGGCGCTTTCGCTAATACAGGAGTTTCACTTTTTGAAGTCGTTGACAACAGTCAGATGCATTTGGATTTGAATGTGTATGAGAAAGATTTGGGCTCGATTTCAATTGGTCAGGTAATTGATTTTGTTTTGACGAATCAGTCGAATAAATCGATTAAGGGAAAGATTTTCGGAATCAATAAATCTTTTTCTAATGAAAGTAAAACTGTTGCCGTTCATGCTAAAATTGATCCTGCTGATGCAAAAGGACTGATTCCGGGAATGTACGTATCGGCTAATATCAATATTGTAAATGCGACAGTTCCGGCATTGCCAAAAGATGCCGTAGTAAGAAACGCTGATAAATATTTTGTTTTTATTCAGGAAGAAGGTCATGCAGAAGAAAAACATGATCACAAAGAAGGCGAAAAAGAAGAAGCTCACGAAGAAGAAATTCATTTTCAAGCCGTAGAAGTAATTCCGGGAACAACGGATTTAGGTTTTACAGAAGTGAAATTTGTAAATGATGTTCCTGCTAATGCTAAAATTGTGACGAAAGGTGCTTTTTATCTGCTTTCAGCAATGAAGGGCGGGGGAGAGCATTCGCATTGA
- a CDS encoding TolC family protein, with protein MKKSIYKDQSKKFCSRWLSGLRLSTFLLASTVIFAQQSISLEKAIELAKSNNIDLKIADKEIEKQTVLKKAAFQPDPLQIQYQGGQFNSADYDHNVSVQQFFPLGNITKANRQLQEELAKLAEKRKALSSYEIEKAVTLAYYQYLYGVSIQKLNSELNDIYTKFLKNAELRFKTGESGNIEVISAKAKVKEIETQKAQLEYDLNIYQKQLQFFIQTDENIVPDQNTALQYVFVENQGNTKAETLMTDFYNQQISVYQREAGTFKALRTPKVGLGYFAQTIDEKSLFQGFTAGLQIPLFGGVNTTKAKAAEISISQSQLALDKNKMMLNLQREELQNNFEKQQKNLAYFQNEGSQYASQIIDTAQKSYANGDMSYWSYISFLNQAIDIKKQFAEAAHNYNQSAIELQFPTFKNN; from the coding sequence ATGAAAAAATCAATATATAAAGATCAATCGAAAAAGTTTTGCTCCCGATGGCTATCGGGATTGCGGTTAAGCACATTTCTATTAGCAAGCACTGTAATATTTGCCCAGCAATCCATTAGCTTAGAAAAAGCAATAGAATTGGCCAAATCAAACAATATCGACTTAAAAATAGCCGATAAAGAAATCGAAAAACAAACCGTTCTTAAAAAAGCTGCTTTTCAGCCAGACCCTTTGCAGATTCAATATCAAGGCGGTCAATTTAATAGTGCCGATTACGATCATAACGTTTCGGTACAGCAGTTTTTTCCGTTAGGAAACATTACAAAAGCCAACCGACAATTGCAGGAAGAATTGGCAAAGCTAGCCGAAAAACGAAAAGCGCTGTCTTCGTATGAAATTGAAAAAGCGGTGACATTAGCGTATTATCAATATTTGTATGGCGTTTCGATTCAGAAACTCAATTCAGAATTGAACGATATTTACACGAAATTCCTAAAGAATGCCGAATTACGTTTTAAAACAGGAGAAAGCGGCAATATTGAAGTTATCAGCGCCAAAGCCAAAGTAAAAGAAATCGAAACACAAAAAGCGCAGTTAGAATACGATTTGAACATTTATCAGAAACAATTGCAGTTTTTTATTCAGACCGATGAAAATATTGTTCCGGATCAAAATACGGCTTTGCAATATGTTTTTGTAGAAAATCAGGGAAATACAAAAGCAGAAACTTTAATGACCGATTTTTACAATCAGCAGATTTCAGTTTATCAAAGAGAAGCCGGAACATTTAAAGCGTTGCGTACGCCAAAAGTAGGTTTAGGCTATTTTGCACAGACAATTGATGAAAAATCGCTGTTTCAGGGTTTTACGGCTGGATTGCAGATTCCGTTGTTTGGAGGTGTAAATACAACCAAAGCAAAAGCGGCGGAAATCAGTATTTCGCAGTCACAATTGGCTTTAGATAAAAATAAAATGATGCTGAATCTGCAAAGAGAAGAACTGCAAAATAACTTTGAAAAACAGCAGAAGAATTTGGCTTATTTCCAAAATGAAGGATCACAATATGCCAGTCAGATAATCGATACTGCCCAGAAAAGTTATGCCAATGGCGATATGAGTTACTGGTCCTATATCAGTTTTTTAAATCAGGCAATTGATATTAAAAAACAATTTGCAGAAGCAGCGCACAACTACAATCAAAGTGCGATCGAACTTCAATTTCCAACCTTCAAAAACAATTAA